One stretch of Rhodoflexus caldus DNA includes these proteins:
- a CDS encoding T9SS type A sorting domain-containing protein, with the protein MRLRTINSYYLLLLLILLLCANLQAADYYWVGGTGNWNNLSNWSKVSGSTLPANLHTTLPGISDDVYFDANSFTAAGQTVTINVNAACRSMSWVGAANNPTLTGTNAFTLTVYSNLTLIPAMNYTFAGTVVLRGLTGTWTVTTAGQTLAALDVTAAQLGSVFQLAGPLTVTNNIRLLEGGFNTNGQAISAAALLVPAQPAPVPTRSLTLNGSSITITGTGTVLDLSANNSALFTLNINSATNFEFTNAGNITVVMGTLANFNGAPLNFSNPTTANTTVAINSNDSANPLQFGNINLARANSTFTINSTRPKTYQNITLGDNNQVTFTGATASVNTFNGNITAGNYTGNNRRLIFNSRNVFNGNITIGSSGVGFNSILQFTNQSTFNGAVTLGNNGRIEFTAATVQHVFNASSSLTLAANGWIIAGQAGATAQLTLNNITMPPGSVLQVNPAATLPTIINGTINITASCSAPVNWRSANVGSPANISIGTAQTVNGLNVRDLNNSGNMLTIDNGANLGGNSGQFTFVSTARDFYWIGGTGNWSDGNRWSLSSGGAPVGCTPNITDNVFFDANSFSAAGQSVTVDIPAFCNNMNWTGALFTPSLAGNQQLTIGGSLTFIAAMNQTGAAPTYTGTVQFVSDNPATITMAGKRLNNTDFFGSGSWTLQDQFYLVGTLSLVQGTLNTNNQVLDVNIINAGLASDLLRTLNMGNAIHIVRANAVVLDLTGNNITFNPGSSVLRATGNGNVTINTGTLTKTLPPIEFNTAGGATATAIINTGTSTNRITFGNITSTKANLTINGTTLRTFNNITVTSTAAAKNVTWNGSTLASPNRDIVNGTITFPNATTAAIGSSIDFAVGSAMNIGTNSNLTVSAACAFSDVSIGASSNANFTTTSSFNNLTANVFSTFRFGSGQTFTFANNFLLNADCASWIRLSSTLAGVQTNLSFGAAAQNWVGAILQDINIAAGTVNATAASDIGNNTGFTTLSANLGVPLYWIGGTGNWSDPNRWSLTSGGAPSGCIPSPDTDVIFDNNSFPAGGTVTIDQPTVFAKSMIWSSTNPATLSGIATRVMQLYGSVNWAGAALTNNFLGAIELTGVTAGSTKTLNWGGIPLRGNLIFNNNNDTWQLADNLSINDGGSFTIQHGTVEAQTHTINLTGNWTISPPVAPLNTSVFNPGTGTVRFNGTTAAQVLSAYNSATYGANDACTTIASSPFYNLTVNKTAVAAGRVLNIQDYGISILNNFSIEAGEVRDNGNQIRGNTIGTITLANNTKLQLGGGNVDGSATVFPTCFTNISIGQGIPLGYVSNFLDVDPADNNNAAIVQYSSARSQLVQGNITYGTLLLSSGNNIANKPLTAPIVVNGTLAVRNNTYFRDMGFLITGNTHAGNEINTQDATNARIFLGSGKGTNVQYSSFVPVNNLPQGIVLPPNVAPDVATVFPSYSDAKVNLGTNSWVSYVATATQQVRGNITYGNLEVAVIGATGAERFDKIVSGGPLNVRVELAVRARAHLIDNGFQISRVTAGGPLTMEDLTQLIVGTAATATQFPINFTTFNINAGNLTVYNAGVNQQMSTAPQYGSILLNNPNNALPIVVKTFVPTNPVSLQRDLTINAFNNLADNGSQISRTASGGTVTIRGGASAAEGGFLTLGNTAIATNFPEGFTARLLEPNSTVTYNASVPQNVAAFNNNDNTSYWNLTINSQDLSVVAVKTLLGATRVRGNLRINQRNNLRDNGFQLTGSATGQMIMEADSRLELDHVAANGTPTLFPLNYVRANINLNASSTVLYGSDDAQPVSSEPVYGNVEFRKFNVAAPLINKTVQTNTTDNLLRINGNLSIFDFNHLIDNGLQITGTPSGNMLMENDGRLTLGTQGVSGVATLFPNQFGSINLEATLSPKNFVIFNSDKAGNNIAGQNTGGVPFSYGHVRLISGGAAVTKLLLHNVDIRGDLLIENNNTLDASASNFNITLGRHWLNNGGTFTARNGRVILNGNTVDNTTQRILTNNSAFYDITFTNALGFTIEDNCRITREANFTNGIVSPLTNQIMVFLTTGTVAGPGTFPGAPGPSNNSFVNGRVQKVGNTAFMFPVGKVIDASTRWYAPAGITAPTDPATIISAEYFPVNPNVPGYNTSLIERPPLNRVSEVEYWDIEKVAGSTGAGNAVKITLSWDTPRSGGVTQEGQLRVAHWQNRGGDTRWWDEGNEAFTGTMTRGILRAADAVTTFSPFTLGSLIPNNPLPVELVFFRADTQNDGTVLTQWETATEIDNDYFAVERSQNGSDFTEIGRVAGRGTTRIRQNYHWIDTEPLRGISYYRLRQVDTDGTFSFSRIVALRMGADEQVELVLYPNPSDGGSLSVMIHQAAGKSVQMTISDLTGRIVWQNNLSVNAEGRSSLELSVRLPAGTYIATIEHGGVQHRRAFVVQ; encoded by the coding sequence ATGCGATTACGCACTATCAACTCCTATTACCTCTTATTATTACTTATCTTGCTTCTATGCGCTAATCTGCAAGCGGCGGATTACTACTGGGTGGGCGGTACAGGTAACTGGAACAATCTTTCCAATTGGTCAAAAGTATCGGGCAGCACGCTGCCTGCCAATTTGCACACTACGCTGCCGGGTATTTCGGACGATGTTTATTTTGATGCCAACTCTTTCACCGCGGCAGGGCAAACCGTAACTATCAACGTAAATGCAGCGTGTAGGTCTATGTCGTGGGTAGGTGCTGCCAACAATCCTACCCTTACCGGAACGAATGCTTTTACACTGACCGTTTACAGCAATCTGACGCTGATTCCTGCCATGAACTACACGTTTGCGGGAACGGTCGTTCTTAGGGGGCTTACGGGTACTTGGACTGTAACAACAGCCGGGCAAACATTGGCTGCATTAGATGTTACGGCAGCGCAGTTGGGCAGTGTTTTTCAACTTGCCGGCCCTTTGACCGTAACCAATAATATCAGGCTGCTCGAGGGAGGATTCAATACGAATGGGCAAGCCATTAGTGCGGCTGCTTTATTAGTTCCTGCACAGCCTGCCCCTGTACCTACGCGTTCTTTAACCTTAAACGGCTCGAGCATTACTATCACCGGTACGGGAACGGTACTTGACCTGTCTGCCAATAACAGCGCTTTATTTACTCTGAACATCAATTCGGCTACGAACTTTGAGTTTACCAATGCAGGCAACATTACGGTTGTGATGGGTACGCTGGCAAATTTTAACGGAGCGCCTCTCAATTTCAGCAACCCTACGACTGCCAATACTACGGTTGCCATTAATAGTAATGACAGTGCCAATCCCTTGCAGTTTGGCAATATTAACTTGGCACGTGCCAACAGCACATTCACTATCAACAGCACCCGCCCCAAAACTTATCAGAATATCACGTTAGGCGATAATAATCAAGTTACCTTTACAGGCGCTACCGCTTCTGTCAATACTTTCAATGGCAATATTACGGCAGGCAATTATACGGGAAACAACCGAAGGCTAATTTTTAACAGCCGAAATGTATTTAACGGCAATATTACCATCGGCAGCAGTGGGGTAGGCTTCAACTCCATTTTGCAATTCACCAATCAATCTACGTTTAATGGAGCGGTAACATTGGGCAATAACGGCCGCATTGAGTTTACTGCCGCCACTGTTCAACATGTTTTTAATGCCTCTTCCTCGCTTACACTTGCGGCCAATGGTTGGATTATTGCCGGTCAGGCAGGTGCTACGGCACAGCTAACGCTTAACAATATCACCATGCCGCCCGGTTCGGTATTGCAGGTAAACCCCGCTGCCACTTTGCCAACCATTATCAACGGCACCATAAATATTACCGCAAGTTGCAGCGCACCTGTAAACTGGCGTTCTGCTAACGTCGGCAGCCCTGCCAATATCAGTATCGGTACGGCGCAGACGGTCAATGGCTTGAATGTGCGCGACCTGAATAATTCGGGCAATATGCTGACCATTGACAACGGGGCTAACCTTGGCGGTAATAGCGGACAGTTTACATTCGTCTCTACGGCTCGGGATTTTTACTGGATAGGCGGCACAGGCAATTGGAGCGATGGCAACCGATGGTCGTTGAGCAGTGGCGGCGCACCTGTGGGTTGTACGCCCAACATTACCGATAATGTTTTTTTTGATGCCAATTCATTCAGTGCAGCGGGGCAAAGCGTTACCGTAGATATCCCTGCCTTTTGCAATAACATGAACTGGACGGGCGCATTATTTACGCCTTCATTGGCCGGTAACCAACAATTAACCATTGGAGGTTCGCTGACTTTTATTGCGGCCATGAACCAAACAGGAGCCGCACCTACTTACACCGGTACGGTTCAATTTGTTTCAGACAATCCGGCAACCATTACGATGGCAGGTAAGCGATTGAATAATACCGATTTCTTTGGCTCCGGCAGTTGGACGCTGCAAGACCAGTTCTATTTAGTCGGTACGCTGAGTTTGGTTCAGGGCACTTTGAACACCAACAATCAGGTGTTGGATGTCAATATTATCAATGCAGGCTTGGCAAGCGACTTGCTGCGCACACTGAACATGGGCAACGCCATACACATTGTGCGGGCTAATGCTGTCGTATTAGACCTGACAGGCAATAACATTACCTTTAATCCCGGCAGCTCTGTATTGCGTGCTACCGGTAACGGCAACGTAACCATCAACACGGGAACTCTCACGAAAACCCTGCCACCCATAGAGTTTAATACTGCCGGGGGCGCAACGGCTACGGCCATAATTAACACGGGAACAAGCACAAACAGAATCACGTTCGGCAATATTACTTCTACCAAAGCCAATCTGACCATTAATGGGACGACGCTTCGTACGTTTAACAATATCACCGTTACCAGTACGGCAGCTGCCAAAAATGTTACATGGAACGGCAGCACGCTTGCCAGTCCTAATCGGGATATTGTAAACGGTACTATCACTTTCCCCAATGCAACGACGGCCGCTATCGGCAGTTCCATTGATTTTGCAGTCGGCAGCGCAATGAACATCGGCACAAACAGCAACCTTACCGTAAGTGCGGCCTGTGCGTTTAGCGATGTAAGCATCGGAGCATCTTCTAATGCCAATTTTACGACCACAAGCAGTTTTAACAACCTGACTGCCAATGTTTTCAGCACCTTCCGATTTGGTAGTGGGCAAACTTTTACCTTTGCAAACAACTTCCTGCTGAATGCCGATTGTGCATCGTGGATTCGCCTAAGTTCAACGCTGGCGGGTGTGCAGACCAATCTGTCATTTGGTGCAGCAGCGCAAAACTGGGTGGGTGCTATTTTGCAGGACATCAATATTGCCGCAGGTACGGTAAACGCAACGGCAGCCAGCGACATAGGCAACAACACGGGTTTTACTACATTGAGTGCCAACCTTGGCGTTCCGCTTTACTGGATTGGCGGAACAGGCAATTGGAGCGACCCTAACCGATGGTCGCTGACAAGTGGCGGCGCGCCGTCGGGTTGTATTCCTTCCCCCGATACAGACGTAATTTTTGACAACAACTCCTTTCCTGCGGGTGGCACCGTTACCATAGACCAGCCTACCGTTTTTGCCAAGTCTATGATTTGGAGCAGTACAAACCCTGCCACACTCAGCGGTATTGCCACCCGTGTGATGCAATTGTATGGCAGTGTGAACTGGGCAGGTGCAGCGCTCACCAACAACTTTCTGGGAGCGATTGAGCTGACAGGTGTAACCGCAGGTTCAACCAAGACACTCAACTGGGGCGGTATTCCGCTGCGTGGCAACCTGATTTTTAACAACAATAACGATACATGGCAGTTGGCCGATAACCTCTCCATTAACGACGGCGGCAGTTTTACCATTCAACACGGCACGGTTGAGGCGCAGACGCACACAATTAATCTAACGGGCAACTGGACAATTTCGCCTCCCGTTGCACCGCTGAACACATCTGTATTTAATCCCGGTACAGGTACGGTGCGGTTCAACGGCACTACTGCCGCACAGGTATTGAGTGCTTACAATTCGGCTACTTATGGTGCCAACGATGCCTGTACGACGATTGCAAGCAGCCCGTTTTATAACCTAACGGTCAATAAAACAGCCGTTGCGGCAGGGCGAGTGCTCAACATTCAGGATTACGGCATTTCCATTCTTAACAATTTCAGCATAGAGGCAGGGGAGGTGCGCGACAACGGCAACCAAATCAGAGGCAACACTATTGGTACCATTACATTGGCAAATAATACCAAACTGCAACTCGGCGGCGGCAATGTAGACGGTTCCGCTACGGTATTTCCTACTTGCTTTACCAACATTTCCATAGGGCAGGGCATACCTCTTGGTTATGTCAGCAACTTTTTAGACGTTGACCCGGCGGACAATAACAATGCGGCTATCGTACAATACAGCAGTGCGCGCTCGCAATTGGTTCAGGGCAATATCACTTACGGAACCTTACTGTTGAGCAGCGGTAATAATATTGCCAATAAACCGCTAACGGCTCCCATTGTGGTAAACGGCACGCTGGCCGTCCGCAACAATACCTATTTTAGGGATATGGGTTTCCTAATCACCGGCAATACACATGCGGGTAATGAAATCAACACACAGGACGCTACCAATGCACGTATTTTTTTAGGCAGCGGCAAAGGAACAAACGTGCAATACAGCAGTTTTGTACCTGTCAATAATTTGCCGCAAGGCATTGTGCTGCCTCCGAACGTTGCTCCTGACGTAGCTACCGTATTCCCCTCTTATTCGGATGCGAAGGTGAATCTTGGCACTAATTCGTGGGTGAGCTACGTAGCCACTGCTACGCAACAGGTGCGAGGGAATATTACCTACGGTAATTTGGAGGTTGCCGTGATTGGAGCTACGGGAGCAGAACGGTTTGATAAAATAGTATCTGGTGGCCCTCTGAATGTGCGGGTAGAACTTGCCGTCCGCGCACGGGCACACCTGATTGACAACGGCTTCCAAATCAGCAGAGTAACGGCAGGAGGCCCTTTGACCATGGAAGACCTCACCCAACTTATAGTGGGTACTGCCGCCACAGCCACTCAATTCCCTATCAATTTTACCACTTTTAACATTAATGCAGGCAACCTGACCGTTTATAACGCCGGTGTAAATCAGCAAATGAGCACCGCACCGCAATATGGCTCCATACTGCTCAATAACCCCAATAATGCCCTGCCGATAGTAGTCAAAACTTTTGTGCCTACTAATCCGGTAAGCCTGCAACGCGACCTGACAATCAATGCATTCAACAATTTGGCAGATAACGGCTCGCAAATTTCACGCACGGCATCAGGCGGCACCGTTACCATCAGGGGCGGGGCTTCGGCAGCAGAAGGCGGCTTTTTAACACTGGGAAATACCGCTATTGCCACCAATTTTCCCGAGGGTTTCACGGCGCGGTTGTTAGAACCTAATTCTACCGTTACCTACAACGCTTCCGTGCCGCAAAATGTGGCAGCTTTCAACAATAACGACAATACTTCTTACTGGAATTTGACCATTAACAGCCAAGACCTTTCTGTGGTTGCGGTAAAAACCCTTTTGGGAGCTACGCGGGTACGCGGCAACCTGCGGATTAATCAACGCAACAATCTGCGCGATAACGGTTTCCAACTGACAGGCAGTGCCACAGGGCAAATGATAATGGAAGCCGACAGCCGCCTTGAACTTGACCATGTAGCGGCTAATGGAACGCCTACGCTTTTCCCGTTGAACTATGTGCGGGCAAATATTAACCTTAACGCAAGCAGTACGGTTCTTTACGGTTCGGATGATGCCCAGCCCGTTTCGTCTGAGCCTGTGTACGGTAATGTAGAATTCAGGAAATTCAATGTAGCCGCCCCATTGATTAATAAAACCGTCCAGACCAACACCACCGACAATCTGCTGCGAATCAACGGTAACTTGTCTATTTTTGACTTTAACCATTTGATAGACAACGGCTTGCAAATAACGGGTACACCTTCGGGCAACATGTTGATGGAAAATGACGGTCGGCTTACCTTAGGTACGCAAGGCGTGAGCGGTGTAGCTACGTTGTTCCCCAATCAGTTTGGCAGTATCAACTTAGAAGCCACTTTATCGCCCAAAAACTTCGTTATTTTCAACTCCGACAAGGCAGGCAATAACATTGCAGGACAAAATACGGGCGGTGTACCGTTCAGCTATGGGCATGTGCGGTTAATTTCAGGCGGAGCGGCGGTTACTAAGTTGCTGCTGCACAATGTGGATATCCGTGGCGATTTGCTGATTGAAAACAACAATACGCTGGATGCTTCGGCTTCCAATTTTAATATTACCCTGGGTAGGCATTGGCTCAACAACGGCGGTACATTTACTGCACGCAACGGACGCGTGATTCTCAATGGCAATACTGTTGATAACACCACCCAGCGCATCCTGACCAACAACTCGGCGTTTTACGATATTACCTTTACCAATGCGCTGGGCTTTACGATAGAGGACAATTGCCGCATTACGCGCGAGGCCAATTTCACCAATGGCATTGTCAGTCCGCTGACCAATCAGATAATGGTGTTTCTTACTACGGGTACGGTAGCAGGCCCCGGTACATTCCCCGGAGCGCCCGGCCCGAGTAACAATAGTTTTGTAAACGGGCGAGTACAAAAGGTCGGTAATACGGCTTTCATGTTTCCCGTAGGCAAAGTGATTGATGCAAGCACGCGTTGGTATGCTCCGGCAGGTATTACCGCACCTACTGACCCTGCAACAATTATATCGGCAGAATATTTTCCCGTCAATCCTAATGTGCCGGGCTATAACACCTCGCTCATAGAACGGCCACCGTTAAACCGCGTAAGTGAAGTGGAATATTGGGATATTGAAAAAGTAGCCGGCAGTACAGGAGCAGGCAATGCGGTGAAAATCACACTGAGCTGGGATACGCCCCGCAGCGGCGGTGTAACGCAGGAAGGACAGTTGCGGGTGGCACATTGGCAGAATCGCGGCGGCGATACCCGCTGGTGGGATGAAGGCAATGAAGCATTCACCGGTACCATGACCCGCGGCATACTGCGTGCTGCCGATGCGGTAACAACTTTTTCTCCGTTTACGCTGGGCAGCCTCATCCCCAATAACCCCTTACCTGTGGAGTTGGTATTTTTCCGTGCCGATACACAAAACGACGGCACCGTACTCACACAATGGGAAACAGCTACCGAAATTGACAATGACTATTTTGCCGTAGAGCGCAGCCAAAATGGAAGCGATTTTACCGAGATAGGCAGAGTGGCAGGCCGAGGAACGACCCGCATCAGGCAAAATTATCACTGGATAGACACAGAGCCCCTGCGTGGAATTTCCTACTATCGCTTGCGTCAGGTAGATACCGATGGCACATTCTCCTTCTCGCGCATTGTAGCCCTGCGCATGGGGGCTGATGAACAAGTGGAGCTTGTACTTTATCCGAACCCTTCCGATGGCGGCAGTTTGTCCGTCATGATACATCAGGCAGCAGGAAAGTCTGTACAAATGACCATCAGCGACTTAACGGGCAGAATTGTCTGGCAAAATAATCTGTCGGTAAATGCGGAGGGGCGCAGTTCACTCGAGCTTTCTGTCCGTTTGCCTGCCGGTACCTACATAGCAACCATTGAGCACGGAGGTGTACAGCATCGCAGGGCGTTTGTTGTGCAGTAA
- a CDS encoding Gfo/Idh/MocA family protein, with the protein MRKITMLGSGFIAGFYTMSIHGLRSRDRIISVYARSQEKGEKFAREWGIPKVYTDMAAAINDPETDTIVVGLPNHLHKEAILLAAKAGKAVLCTKPLGMNAKDAKEILEAVEKAGVFHGYMEDLVYTPKTQKALQYIRAGALGTPMWARSRETHPGPHSDWFWDSSLSGGGAIIDLACHCIEITRNYIGKDIRPVEVVCWADTLMKPIEAEDNAVGMIRYENGAMAQFEVSWTFRGGLDLRDEVSGTEGSMRLDNFLRTGFEIFSATGSEGYVSEKAESDKGWLFPVGDEVHELGYNNMFTDMFNAIENGTPCQETFYDGYIVNAIMDACYKSVQTKRWEPVELEIWRGRTNVPKMSTLKDYDEYHWFVKEEVMPDGFIKIILKEKATGKIVQRLKS; encoded by the coding sequence ATGAGAAAAATCACCATGCTTGGCAGCGGCTTTATCGCCGGATTTTACACCATGTCCATTCACGGATTGCGCAGCCGCGACCGGATAATATCCGTTTATGCCCGTTCGCAGGAGAAGGGCGAAAAGTTTGCCCGTGAGTGGGGGATTCCGAAAGTATATACCGATATGGCTGCCGCTATCAATGACCCCGAAACAGATACCATAGTGGTAGGTTTGCCTAATCATTTGCACAAAGAAGCCATTTTATTGGCGGCCAAGGCAGGGAAGGCGGTTTTATGCACCAAACCACTCGGCATGAACGCAAAAGATGCTAAAGAAATTTTGGAGGCAGTAGAAAAAGCAGGCGTTTTTCATGGATATATGGAAGATTTGGTTTACACGCCCAAAACGCAAAAAGCATTGCAGTACATTCGTGCCGGTGCTTTGGGTACACCCATGTGGGCGCGTTCGCGCGAAACGCACCCGGGGCCGCACAGCGACTGGTTTTGGGACAGCAGTCTTTCCGGAGGCGGTGCCATCATAGATTTAGCCTGCCATTGTATAGAAATTACCCGCAATTACATCGGGAAGGATATACGCCCCGTTGAGGTGGTTTGCTGGGCTGATACACTGATGAAACCCATTGAGGCTGAGGACAATGCGGTTGGCATGATTCGCTATGAGAACGGTGCGATGGCTCAATTTGAGGTAAGCTGGACTTTCCGTGGCGGACTCGACCTGCGCGATGAAGTCAGTGGAACAGAAGGCAGTATGCGTTTAGATAACTTCCTGCGCACAGGCTTTGAAATATTTTCTGCAACAGGCAGCGAAGGCTACGTGTCGGAAAAAGCAGAATCGGACAAAGGTTGGCTGTTCCCTGTTGGTGATGAGGTGCATGAACTGGGCTATAACAATATGTTTACTGACATGTTCAATGCCATTGAAAACGGCACCCCTTGTCAGGAGACTTTCTACGATGGCTACATTGTCAATGCCATTATGGATGCCTGTTATAAGTCGGTGCAGACCAAACGCTGGGAGCCGGTAGAACTGGAAATTTGGCGCGGCAGAACTAACGTGCCTAAAATGTCCACCTTGAAAGACTACGACGAGTATCACTGGTTTGTAAAAGAGGAAGTAATGCCCGATGGGTTCATAAAAATTATTTTGAAAGAAAAAGCAACAGGCAAGATTGTGCAGCGGCTTAAGTCATGA
- a CDS encoding aminotransferase class I/II-fold pyridoxal phosphate-dependent enzyme, with protein MVDLFEKLKTNRGPLGQHSQIAHGYFAFPKLEGEIGPHMMFRGKEVLNWSLNNYLGLANHPEIRKADTEATQQYGLAYPMGARMMSGNSTIMEQFEAQLSEFVGKEDTMVLNYGYQGIMSVIDALLTRHDVVVYDSECHACIIDGLRLHMGKRFMFPHNDIENCEKQLQRATKLANETGGAILVITEGVFGMLGDLGKLDQIVALKQKYQFRLLVDDAHGFGTMGKTGAGTPEHFGVMDGVDLYFSTFAKSMASIGGFVSGPENVIEYLRYNCRSQIFAKTLPMPIVLGNMKRLEMLRTMPELKDKLWEIVNALQSGLKARGFKIGACESPVTPVFLSGGTNEAANLIIDLRENYHIFCSIVIYPVVPKDVIMLRLIPTASHTLEDVNRTIEAFEKISDKLRSGIYAKSQIAAMV; from the coding sequence GTGGTAGATTTATTTGAGAAACTCAAGACCAATCGAGGCCCGTTGGGGCAACATTCGCAGATAGCTCATGGTTATTTTGCTTTCCCTAAGCTGGAAGGTGAAATTGGCCCGCACATGATGTTCAGAGGCAAAGAAGTGTTGAACTGGAGCCTGAACAACTACTTAGGGCTTGCTAATCATCCCGAAATTCGCAAGGCAGATACCGAAGCCACACAACAATACGGGTTGGCATACCCAATGGGTGCGCGCATGATGTCCGGTAACTCCACCATCATGGAGCAGTTTGAAGCGCAACTGTCCGAGTTTGTTGGCAAAGAAGACACAATGGTGCTCAACTACGGCTATCAGGGCATTATGTCGGTGATTGATGCATTGCTGACCCGCCACGATGTGGTTGTGTACGACTCTGAGTGCCACGCTTGTATCATCGACGGTCTGCGCCTGCATATGGGCAAGCGTTTCATGTTCCCGCACAACGATATTGAAAACTGCGAAAAACAACTGCAACGCGCCACTAAACTTGCCAACGAAACCGGCGGCGCCATTTTGGTAATTACCGAAGGTGTATTCGGTATGCTGGGCGATTTGGGCAAATTAGACCAGATTGTAGCATTGAAGCAGAAATATCAGTTCCGCCTGTTGGTGGACGATGCACACGGCTTCGGCACAATGGGCAAAACAGGAGCCGGCACACCCGAGCACTTTGGCGTGATGGACGGGGTAGATTTGTATTTCTCTACTTTTGCCAAGTCAATGGCAAGCATCGGCGGTTTTGTTTCAGGCCCTGAAAATGTGATTGAATATTTACGCTACAACTGCCGTTCTCAAATTTTCGCCAAAACACTGCCCATGCCGATTGTTCTGGGCAACATGAAGCGTTTGGAAATGCTCCGCACCATGCCCGAACTGAAAGATAAGTTGTGGGAAATTGTAAACGCCCTGCAAAGTGGCCTAAAAGCCCGAGGCTTCAAAATCGGTGCGTGCGAGTCGCCGGTAACGCCTGTGTTCCTCAGCGGCGGCACCAATGAAGCAGCCAACCTGATTATAGACCTGCGTGAAAATTACCATATCTTCTGCTCTATCGTAATTTATCCGGTAGTGCCCAAGGATGTAATCATGCTGCGCCTAATTCCGACAGCATCTCATACATTGGAAGATGTAAACCGCACCATTGAAGCATTTGAAAAAATTTCCGACAAACTGCGCAGCGGTATTTATGCCAAAAGCCAAATTGCCGCAATGGTGTAG
- a CDS encoding nucleoside deaminase — protein sequence MFSETDHRMMREALRLAQMAGEAGEIPVGAVVAWKDKIIGRGYNQTVALNDPTAHAEMIAITAATQYLGNRYLNECTLYVTLEPCVMCAGACFWAMFGRIVYGAADEKNGFSRLGEQSQQAFHPKTNLQQGLLASEVAALLKSFFKRLRK from the coding sequence ATGTTCAGCGAAACCGACCACCGCATGATGCGGGAAGCTCTTCGGCTGGCGCAAATGGCCGGCGAAGCAGGGGAAATACCCGTAGGTGCGGTGGTTGCATGGAAAGATAAAATTATTGGCAGAGGTTATAACCAAACGGTCGCCCTCAACGACCCCACGGCACATGCGGAGATGATTGCCATAACAGCCGCCACGCAATACTTGGGCAACCGTTATTTGAATGAATGTACGCTCTACGTAACGCTCGAGCCTTGCGTAATGTGTGCCGGTGCTTGTTTTTGGGCTATGTTCGGGCGCATTGTATATGGTGCTGCCGATGAAAAAAACGGCTTTTCGCGGCTCGGGGAACAGTCGCAGCAGGCGTTTCATCCTAAAACCAACCTGCAACAAGGCTTGCTGGCATCAGAAGTCGCAGCCCTGTTGAAAAGTTTTTTTAAGAGGCTGCGGAAATAA